One genomic region from Gloeocapsa sp. DLM2.Bin57 encodes:
- a CDS encoding CHRD domain-containing protein: MSLITEVEVLNNPESTPDSIRFMTFNSALSDRRTEEGQLIEILQETDYELAQNNAAIIQYLRPEILLLQEFDYDPNGEGISLFQQNYLEIPQQVDGFNLDPIEYNYVYIPPTNTGELASVDLNNDGQIALPNDAYGFGNFPGQYGMVVLSQYPIEQDNVRTFQEFLWKDMPGGYLETNIGAEGTTPLTEYFSAEAIDVLRLSSKNHIDVPINVNGETIHVLASHPTPPVFDGAEKRNLKRNNDEIRLWADYISGGDRAEYIYDDQGNVGGLAAGARFIIMGDQNADPVDGDSDKGDPSLGRGAINQILTHPNVNTSVTPFAAGGVEAAYLQKDSNPEVYNQQGNPGHDTSGFDLRVDYVLPSDNLDIKSSGIFYPDTQDPLNRDIFLPEGTFETDQARDGYDNRVSDHHAVFVDISLGNNSDDVFRVNLFHQSDQEGFAAAPQDANRNAAVMNRLRSLNDDPTLFINSGDLWIAGLYLDASEAIFGLKGSGQVMINNYLNWQTVTWGNHEFDIPTDEVAQAITANPDLSIGLNNVFVPVEEDYITSANGRTDNSFTVAVEETENGEETVRTLRIHGNVADLSSPLYEVADLGSIHLHNAADGGAVVAPLEVNATEDRLSAYFTGVITLTEELEEALNNGELYVNVHSENYQSGEVKSVLNLDRTYPGTFFPYMSSNMDFAADPYLGPLQVEGMRSAQGLGNQTTMDPLYIDVGGETFAVVAATTPTMPSLASNSVANGGIVTPENWVADEQGYDDLAALIQEQIDRAIAGPDNILGTEDDVNKVIVATHMQRINIDIDELVPRLKDVDVYIAGGSNTIFQNRANPLYPGDEYQIESYPLLLENADGLPTAVVNTDMNHEYLGYLQLEFNSDGVIVNDFNGDGQYNFGTDLDFDISVSRAYPGDISQVEALNATNLYDSRIDNLATALSNQMNDKDSRWYGITDEFLNGQRLGGDFDGVRNQETNLANLIHDSYIWYSRFWDEDVVISMSNGSGIRASIGQILPDNSRTPNDANEAVGKPAGGISQADIESALAFNNSIALIDITGEELKIALESINGLGNGDGDNGAYQVGGFAYSFDPDQPEGMRVRNARFLNEDGSLGDFIIQDGEVMTGAQVFRMATLGFNASRIFSFIENQNRVNLDPNDPQNSTGGVIAETPADLPNNAPVFGNGSQQDSLAEYLYQFSRMGTDDPSDDVPLGTPDTLREEDTRIQILSYREDSLASDSPVEPPISELPQNVFGTDGDDRFDSVLPGEKMFVGAGQNLFTGAGNDVVDITLANGGNRIDLGSGDDLIFAGNGDRLIAGSGNDILFLGNGQGNNVVTGGPGADQFWLVTDSEDIPPMAQTITDFTPGEDVIGLATTDFSFEDLNITQSGSNTVVSLTPANQDLAILLNTQVSELTESSFVFA; this comes from the coding sequence ATGTCACTTATTACAGAGGTTGAGGTTTTAAATAACCCTGAATCTACTCCAGACTCAATTCGGTTTATGACTTTCAACAGTGCTCTAAGCGATCGCCGTACAGAAGAAGGTCAACTAATAGAAATTCTCCAAGAAACAGATTATGAACTAGCTCAAAATAATGCAGCAATTATTCAGTATCTTCGTCCTGAGATTCTACTCTTACAAGAATTTGACTATGATCCTAATGGTGAAGGAATTAGTCTATTTCAGCAAAATTATCTAGAAATTCCTCAACAGGTAGATGGCTTTAACCTAGATCCGATTGAGTATAACTATGTATATATTCCGCCTACTAACACTGGAGAGTTAGCCTCAGTAGATTTAAATAATGACGGTCAAATTGCTTTACCTAATGATGCCTATGGTTTTGGCAACTTCCCCGGTCAATATGGTATGGTTGTACTCTCTCAATACCCAATTGAGCAGGATAATGTGCGAACTTTTCAAGAGTTTCTCTGGAAAGATATGCCAGGAGGTTATCTAGAAACAAATATAGGTGCAGAAGGAACAACGCCCTTAACTGAATATTTCTCTGCCGAAGCGATCGATGTACTCAGGTTATCATCTAAAAACCACATTGATGTACCAATTAATGTTAATGGCGAAACAATTCATGTTTTAGCTAGTCACCCCACCCCTCCAGTTTTCGATGGTGCAGAAAAACGTAATTTAAAACGCAATAACGACGAGATTCGTCTTTGGGCAGATTATATATCAGGAGGCGATCGCGCTGAATATATCTACGATGATCAAGGTAATGTCGGTGGTTTAGCAGCAGGGGCTAGATTTATCATTATGGGTGATCAAAATGCTGATCCTGTAGATGGTGATTCTGATAAAGGCGATCCTAGCTTAGGGCGTGGGGCGATCAATCAAATTTTAACCCATCCTAATGTTAATACCAGCGTTACTCCCTTTGCTGCAGGGGGTGTAGAAGCAGCCTATCTACAAAAAGATAGCAACCCAGAAGTTTACAATCAGCAAGGTAATCCAGGTCATGATACTTCAGGCTTTGACTTAAGAGTAGATTATGTTTTACCCTCGGATAATTTAGATATTAAGAGTTCAGGAATTTTTTATCCCGATACACAAGATCCCCTTAACCGAGATATATTTTTACCTGAAGGAACGTTTGAAACTGATCAAGCTAGAGATGGATATGATAACAGAGTCTCTGATCACCATGCTGTTTTTGTAGATATCAGCCTAGGCAATAATAGCGACGACGTATTCAGAGTAAATCTCTTTCATCAGTCTGATCAAGAAGGATTTGCCGCAGCTCCTCAAGATGCTAATCGTAATGCAGCGGTAATGAACCGTTTACGCAGTCTTAACGATGATCCTACTCTCTTTATTAACTCAGGTGATTTATGGATCGCAGGATTATATCTAGATGCTAGTGAGGCAATCTTTGGATTAAAAGGCTCAGGACAAGTAATGATCAATAATTACTTAAACTGGCAAACTGTTACTTGGGGTAATCATGAATTTGATATACCTACCGACGAAGTAGCTCAAGCTATCACTGCTAATCCTGATTTGTCTATCGGTTTAAATAATGTTTTTGTTCCTGTAGAAGAAGATTATATAACCTCTGCTAATGGACGTACTGATAATTCCTTTACCGTTGCTGTAGAAGAAACTGAGAATGGAGAAGAAACCGTTCGGACTTTACGAATTCATGGTAATGTCGCTGATTTAAGTAGCCCTCTTTACGAAGTAGCTGATTTAGGTTCAATTCATCTTCATAATGCTGCTGATGGTGGCGCAGTGGTTGCACCTTTAGAAGTTAATGCTACTGAAGATCGATTATCAGCTTATTTCACAGGGGTAATTACTTTAACCGAAGAGTTGGAAGAAGCCTTAAATAACGGCGAACTCTATGTCAATGTTCATAGCGAAAACTATCAATCAGGAGAAGTTAAATCAGTATTAAATCTCGATCGCACCTATCCTGGTACTTTCTTCCCCTATATGAGCAGTAATATGGACTTTGCTGCTGATCCTTATTTAGGTCCACTACAAGTAGAGGGAATGCGCTCCGCTCAAGGTTTGGGTAATCAAACAACCATGGATCCACTTTATATCGATGTTGGTGGAGAAACTTTTGCTGTGGTAGCCGCTACTACCCCCACTATGCCTTCTTTGGCTTCTAATTCAGTGGCTAATGGTGGTATAGTCACTCCTGAAAATTGGGTAGCTGATGAACAAGGTTATGATGATCTAGCCGCCCTCATTCAAGAACAAATTGATCGGGCGATCGCAGGTCCAGATAACATTTTGGGTACTGAAGATGATGTCAATAAAGTAATCGTTGCTACTCATATGCAAAGGATTAATATTGATATCGATGAGTTAGTTCCCCGTCTTAAAGATGTAGATGTTTACATTGCGGGTGGCTCTAACACTATCTTCCAAAATCGAGCTAATCCTCTCTATCCTGGTGACGAGTATCAGATTGAATCCTATCCCCTGCTTCTAGAAAATGCTGATGGATTACCCACCGCTGTAGTTAACACCGATATGAATCATGAATACCTCGGTTATCTACAGTTAGAATTTAATTCAGATGGTGTAATCGTCAACGATTTTAATGGTGATGGTCAATATAACTTCGGTACAGACCTAGATTTTGATATCAGTGTTAGTCGTGCTTATCCTGGTGATATCAGTCAAGTTGAGGCTCTCAATGCTACCAATTTATACGATTCTCGTATCGATAATTTAGCCACTGCTTTGAGCAATCAAATGAACGATAAAGACTCTCGTTGGTATGGTATCACCGATGAATTCTTAAATGGACAAAGACTAGGTGGTGATTTTGACGGTGTCCGTAACCAAGAAACTAACTTAGCTAACCTGATTCACGATAGCTACATTTGGTATAGTCGATTCTGGGATGAAGATGTAGTTATTTCCATGAGTAATGGTAGTGGCATCCGCGCTTCAATTGGACAGATTTTACCCGATAATAGTCGCACCCCCAATGATGCTAACGAAGCTGTAGGTAAACCTGCAGGAGGTATTAGTCAAGCAGACATAGAAAGTGCTTTAGCATTTAATAATAGTATCGCTTTAATTGATATTACAGGGGAAGAACTTAAAATAGCCCTAGAGTCAATTAACGGTTTAGGTAACGGTGATGGCGATAATGGTGCTTACCAAGTTGGCGGTTTCGCTTATTCCTTTGATCCAGATCAACCCGAAGGAATGAGAGTACGTAATGCTCGTTTCCTCAACGAAGATGGTAGTTTAGGTGACTTTATCATTCAAGATGGTGAAGTTATGACTGGAGCTCAGGTCTTTCGTATGGCTACTCTAGGTTTTAATGCTAGTCGGATCTTTAGCTTTATTGAGAATCAAAATCGTGTCAATCTCGATCCTAATGATCCTCAAAATTCTACTGGAGGGGTTATCGCTGAAACACCTGCTGATCTTCCTAATAACGCTCCTGTATTTGGTAACGGTTCACAACAAGATTCTCTAGCAGAATATCTCTATCAATTCTCGCGCATGGGAACTGATGATCCCTCCGATGATGTACCTTTGGGTACTCCTGATACTCTCAGAGAAGAAGATACTCGTATTCAAATTCTCTCTTATCGTGAAGACTCTCTAGCGTCAGATTCTCCTGTAGAACCTCCTATTTCTGAATTACCCCAAAACGTTTTTGGTACAGATGGAGACGATCGCTTTGATAGCGTTTTACCAGGAGAGAAAATGTTTGTAGGTGCAGGTCAAAATCTCTTTACTGGTGCTGGTAATGATGTAGTTGACATTACTTTAGCCAATGGTGGTAACCGCATTGATTTAGGATCAGGAGACGACCTGATCTTTGCAGGTAACGGAGATCGCCTTATCGCTGGCTCTGGTAATGATATTCTGTTCCTCGGTAATGGTCAAGGTAACAATGTGGTTACTGGTGGACCAGGTGCGGATCAATTCTGGTTAGTCACTGATTCTGAAGATATACCCCCAATGGCTCAAACTATCACTGATTTTACTCCAGGAGAAGATGTCATCGGCTTGGCTACTACTGATTTTAGTTTTGAAGATTTAAATATTACTCAAAGCGGTAGCAATACTGTAGTTAGTCTGACACCTGCTAATCAAGATTTAGCCATTCTGCTGAATACTCAAGTTTCTGAGTTGACAGAATCTAGTTTTGTTTTTGCTTAA
- a CDS encoding class I SAM-dependent methyltransferase — MSQPSPYFDNLPTRINKGDRTAGMAFGKHIHWGYWENPQSATGTLEDFAGAAEALSAKMVEIAQISDNQTILDVGCGFGGTISYLNDHFDYLKLTGINIDGEQIKRARELVKPKGNNSIDFINANACAIPLDSLEGDRLLAVECIFAFPSRLEFFQEAYRLLKPGGKLTICDFLPVPWFAGIWQYWENKLNPRIATTYGTAKSSNPVFSFISLSQYQELAQKTGFKLATVVDITKNTLPTYPIVNRIMREANPNSTIFNTTEGLAIISRFGWMGYLILDFVKE; from the coding sequence ATGTCTCAACCATCACCATATTTTGATAATTTACCCACTAGAATAAACAAGGGCGATCGCACCGCTGGGATGGCTTTTGGCAAACACATCCATTGGGGTTATTGGGAGAATCCACAATCAGCGACAGGAACATTAGAAGACTTTGCCGGGGCTGCAGAAGCACTAAGCGCGAAAATGGTAGAAATAGCCCAAATTAGCGACAATCAGACGATATTAGACGTAGGTTGTGGGTTTGGGGGGACAATTAGTTATCTCAATGATCATTTTGATTATCTCAAGTTAACGGGAATCAATATTGATGGAGAACAAATTAAAAGAGCACGGGAGTTAGTTAAGCCTAAAGGTAATAATAGCATAGACTTTATTAACGCTAACGCTTGTGCCATACCCTTAGATAGTTTAGAAGGCGATCGCCTTCTAGCGGTAGAGTGTATTTTTGCTTTTCCTAGTCGGTTAGAATTTTTCCAAGAAGCTTATCGGTTACTCAAACCAGGAGGAAAGTTAACTATCTGTGACTTTCTCCCTGTACCTTGGTTTGCAGGAATTTGGCAATATTGGGAAAATAAGCTTAATCCCCGTATTGCTACCACCTATGGAACAGCTAAAAGTAGTAATCCCGTCTTCAGCTTTATCTCTCTGTCACAGTATCAGGAATTAGCTCAAAAAACTGGATTTAAATTGGCTACAGTGGTAGATATCACTAAAAATACTTTACCAACCTATCCCATCGTCAATCGCATCATGAGAGAAGCTAATCCCAACTCAACTATTTTTAATACCACCGAGGGTTTAGCGATCATTAGTCGTTTCGGTTGGATGGGTTATTTGATTCTCGATTTTGTTAAAGAATGA
- a CDS encoding peroxiredoxin yields the protein MVKVGDRAPDFALTSQSGQTVKLSDFLGKKNVVLYFYPKDDTPGCTAESCAFRDSYEVFSEVGAEVIGISGDSVDSHVRFAGKYNLPFTLLSDQNNQVRKLFGVPATMFILPGRVTYVIDKEGIVRHIFDSMLDFKAHVEESLQILKTLG from the coding sequence ATGGTAAAAGTAGGCGATCGCGCTCCAGATTTTGCTCTGACCTCTCAATCAGGTCAAACAGTCAAATTAAGTGATTTCTTGGGAAAAAAGAACGTAGTCTTGTATTTTTATCCTAAAGACGATACACCAGGTTGTACAGCAGAATCTTGCGCTTTTAGAGATAGTTATGAGGTTTTTAGCGAGGTTGGAGCAGAAGTAATCGGGATTAGTGGGGATTCTGTTGATTCTCATGTACGTTTTGCTGGTAAATACAATCTTCCTTTTACTTTGTTGAGTGACCAAAATAACCAAGTGCGCAAACTATTTGGTGTACCCGCAACTATGTTTATTTTACCAGGACGTGTGACCTACGTTATCGATAAAGAGGGAATCGTTAGACATATTTTTGATTCTATGTTAGATTTCAAAGCTCATGTAGAAGAGTCGTTACAAATTCTCAAAACCTTGGGGTAG
- a CDS encoding DUF3464 family protein — translation MASESSREKIPFEPRQKKKKSPPQTTEPTPIKSPYRENSAFDTNKANLSAIPDIVSKRMITRMMAFAGIPTFLGISSFFMFYWIVSNELFKVPTTAVVLVTMGLFGSGVIGLSYGILSASWDEDTAGSFWGFREFRVNFSRMTSAWQSARKEAKNS, via the coding sequence ATGGCTTCTGAGTCTTCACGGGAAAAAATACCTTTTGAACCACGTCAAAAGAAGAAAAAATCTCCTCCACAAACAACTGAACCTACACCAATTAAATCACCATACCGCGAAAACTCTGCTTTTGATACCAATAAGGCTAATTTGTCCGCTATACCCGATATAGTCAGTAAGCGGATGATTACTCGTATGATGGCTTTTGCGGGTATTCCTACTTTCTTGGGAATATCATCTTTTTTTATGTTTTATTGGATTGTCAGTAACGAGTTATTTAAAGTACCAACTACCGCTGTAGTATTAGTGACTATGGGTCTTTTCGGTTCAGGAGTTATTGGTTTAAGTTATGGGATTCTCTCAGCTTCTTGGGATGAAGATACAGCAGGAAGTTTTTGGGGTTTTAGAGAATTCCGCGTCAATTTTAGTAGAATGACTTCAGCTTGGCAAAGCGCCAGAAAAGAAGCTAAAAACAGTTGA
- the rpsO gene encoding 30S ribosomal protein S15 gives MALTQEQKQEIIAQYQIHETDTGSSDLQIAFLTNRINQLTEHLKINPKDHSSRLGLLKMIGRRRRLLAYINKQDSNRYQQLIKRLGLRR, from the coding sequence ATGGCTTTAACTCAAGAACAAAAACAAGAAATCATCGCTCAATATCAAATACACGAAACCGATACAGGGTCATCGGATTTACAAATTGCTTTTTTGACTAACCGTATTAACCAACTCACCGAACACCTGAAAATTAACCCTAAAGATCATTCCTCTAGATTAGGATTGTTGAAAATGATTGGTCGTCGCAGACGTCTTTTGGCTTATATTAATAAACAAGATAGCAATCGCTACCAACAACTGATCAAACGTCTTGGTCTTCGTCGTTAA